The Mercenaria mercenaria strain notata chromosome 6, MADL_Memer_1, whole genome shotgun sequence genome contains the following window.
AAATATGGCATACGTATTTCCACCGTTTACAGGCACAGTAAGTGAACTTATATTGATGGAGGAACTCATGTCGTCAATTACCGTAAAAGAATTAATGTTACATAATTCTGACTGCCGCTACGAGAAACTACGTTACTTAGAAGAGAGCGGAAGTAGGAGTTTTTCCGCCTTCCACATGAAATTAATGGAGAACAGTCAGTACCCTCGTCTTGGAGTGTATTCTCTACGTAACAACAGTCTTGCGTCAGTTCCGCCGGAACTTGAAAATATGAGATCCAGCTTCCTGCCAAAATTGTCTGTCCTTGACCTTTCTGACAACCAAATCACTGCCACCAATTTTGCATTCTCTAAACAGAGTAAGAACAAATTACTGATTAATTTGAGAAGAAACCTAATAAGAACGATCGGCAAGAATCAGTTGAACCAGATATTGAACTCAAAAggtgttatttttgatattcGTGAAAATCCACTTGATTGTTCGTGTGAACTATTTTTGTATGGAGATTATCTTTCCGGTATGCCCGCCAGTACTATTGCATATGCCGTCTACAAAGAAACAACATGTCAGTATGAACATGATGGGGCTTTACAACGTCATTTCTTGTCTGACAGAATGCTTCGTAATGTTATATGTTCTGTCTGAAAATGATACACGATAATATGTGTCGCAAAATTAAACTCAGGGGTTAAATAATGAATACATAGCTAATTCTTATTGACAACTTAGCATATTAATCCATATATGCAATGTTTAATGCTAAATATggataaatattatgaaatgtaaTAGTTACATTAGCTCATTATGTTGACAAAGACATGCTTATtgctaaatatatttcatatgctTTTATATCAGTAGGTTAGCGTCAACATCCATTAATATATAAAGGTAGTTTGACTTTTTGCGGAGAAATGTTTATCCATTTAATAATTAACTGTGATTTTAATTCcgctttttagttttttttttaacatttgataaaTGTACAACTAACTATTGTATGATTGTATATTATATGTTATACAAATGCCTGTCCCACTcgatattttattaaattatttaagtaaataagaaaataaattataagaTATCATAATTGTTATTTTGTTACCTTTTGAATGTGGTACGTGTGGTGTTCTTGCTGAATTACCTAGAAAACGGCGAGAAAAGTAGACCAGACGCCATGCGTATGATTACCATCGGACCCCTAAAcctatatttatttgtttagtgAAATATTTCAACTGCTGTACCACTTTCCctggttttccttttttttaaaaaaaacatctccTTTCCCTGTTCTAAAACAAAGCGCTTAGTTGGAAGTATAACAAACGGAAAGACACTGCAGATACCAGCATTTTCACTAGCCATCCACTGTCGGCGTTGTTTGTAGATTATTAGTCGCTACCGGTGAAAATGTGGTATAATGTGAACaagcttagctttgtaaaaaaagcTAGTTTGCTGCCCGTTgtcgatttaatttcgtgaaaatagttactttaacttgttttaaacttttagaaagttcgttcaaatgtaattttgtgATTTGAGGATCTGCTTGATTTTacaagaaatatttatcgacgcacATCGATTACATGTCAGACGGCTGCTCCtctttacatgtataatcagcacgaaaatagtatatTGGATCATATGTCTGActcaaaa
Protein-coding sequences here:
- the LOC128557968 gene encoding uncharacterized protein LOC128557968, whose protein sequence is MVKILCTILLTVFHISSVILHPARPNLPLCTEEKGKGREIQLHCIVFSGQFLDFDEIRAFTSSRHESEKFNVSINCFSGGKIRLPWPFFAKNVVSLHVRDCVNEGFLSERSQPQIYPNELQQVLLSNIKNKIEMIELHNAIRNIKNMSKDYDCGHTNASVMILRNMAYVFPPFTGTVSELILMEELMSSITVKELMLHNSDCRYEKLRYLEESGSRSFSAFHMKLMENSQYPRLGVYSLRNNSLASVPPELENMRSSFLPKLSVLDLSDNQITATNFAFSKQSKNKLLINLRRNLIRTIGKNQLNQILNSKGVIFDIRENPLDCSCELFLYGDYLSGMPASTIAYAVYKETTCQYEHDGALQRHFLSDRMLRNVICSV